From one Candidatus Rokuibacteriota bacterium genomic stretch:
- a CDS encoding lipopolysaccharide assembly protein LapA domain-containing protein, with amino-acid sequence MVFVYVLIAILGAAAMAFAVQNPDPVTVSFLNSRTASLPLSLLLLLSAFVGVLFASVSGFAREIELKRKVRQLEKRIVEL; translated from the coding sequence ATGGTCTTCGTATACGTTCTGATCGCGATCCTCGGCGCGGCGGCAATGGCGTTCGCCGTCCAGAATCCGGACCCTGTGACGGTAAGCTTCCTCAACTCGCGAACCGCGAGTCTGCCGCTGTCCCTGCTGCTCCTGCTGTCGGCCTTCGTGGGCGTCCTCTTCGCGTCGGTGAGCGGCTTCGCGCGGGAGATCGAGCTGAAGCGTAAGGTCCGACAGCTCGAGAAGCGGATCGTCGAGCT
- a CDS encoding DUF1328 domain-containing protein, producing MLYYALAVLLVGLIAGALGLFGVAAIASQISWILFLVGIVILVIHLVSGRGVRVP from the coding sequence ATGCTCTACTACGCACTCGCGGTTCTGCTCGTGGGTCTCATCGCCGGCGCCCTGGGTCTCTTCGGCGTTGCGGCGATAGCGTCCCAGATCTCCTGGATTCTGTTCCTGGTCGGCATCGTGATACTGGTCATCCATCTGGTCAGCGGTCGAGGAGTACGGGTGCCGTAG
- a CDS encoding ferritin-like domain-containing protein, with amino-acid sequence MDRPFLTDIKELRQRARSHMEEGAVTEGYRADRETVLRLLNEALATELVCVLRYKRHYYIAAGIHAQAVAAEFLEYANDEQGHADLIAERIVQLGGAPDLNPDGLLSRSHSEYVEGEDLVDMIREDLVAERIAVDSYREMIEYLGDDDPTTRRRLEEILATEEGHAEDLRMLIDALGRDERKALRASSQS; translated from the coding sequence ATGGACAGACCATTTCTCACGGACATCAAGGAGCTTCGTCAACGGGCCCGCAGTCATATGGAGGAAGGCGCGGTCACCGAAGGCTATCGCGCGGACCGCGAGACCGTGCTGCGGTTGCTCAACGAAGCGCTCGCGACGGAGCTCGTGTGCGTCCTGCGGTACAAGCGCCACTACTACATCGCGGCGGGCATCCACGCCCAGGCGGTGGCCGCTGAGTTCCTCGAGTACGCCAACGACGAGCAGGGTCACGCCGATCTCATCGCCGAGCGGATCGTGCAGCTCGGCGGGGCGCCCGACTTGAACCCCGATGGCCTCCTGTCGCGGAGCCATTCGGAGTACGTCGAGGGCGAGGATCTGGTCGATATGATCCGAGAGGACTTGGTGGCCGAGCGGATTGCCGTCGACTCCTACCGCGAGATGATCGAGTACCTCGGTGACGACGACCCGACGACGCGCCGCCGGCTCGAGGAGATCCTCGCCACGGAAGAGGGGCACGCCGAGGACCTGCGGATGCTCATCGACGCGTTGGGCAGGGACGAGCGCAAGGCCTTGCGTGCGAGCAGCCAGAGCTAG